The following are encoded together in the Xanthomonas sacchari genome:
- a CDS encoding DUF4019 domain-containing protein: protein MSLSISVPFRLTLVLLALVAGVASAQNAPPASPAPAPTTAPPAAPAAPAAAPAAAPKPAPRHAGPAAPAPGPLAKQDAQMAQAGLRAAQLVDAGRTGELWDGASAVAKKAVTRAVFVREIDAARARLGTLLGRGVASVARVQYAAGSQVPPGTYVNISFPSRFANAPQPVRELVSLRLDEDKTWRLVGYHVAMPD from the coding sequence ATGTCCTTGTCCATCTCCGTCCCGTTCCGCCTCACGCTCGTCCTGCTGGCGCTCGTCGCTGGCGTCGCTTCCGCGCAGAACGCGCCCCCGGCATCGCCTGCGCCCGCGCCGACGACTGCCCCGCCAGCGGCACCCGCCGCACCTGCTGCCGCGCCCGCTGCGGCACCCAAACCGGCGCCGCGCCATGCCGGCCCCGCCGCGCCAGCGCCTGGACCGCTGGCCAAGCAGGACGCACAGATGGCACAGGCCGGCCTGCGCGCCGCGCAACTTGTGGATGCCGGGCGCACCGGCGAGTTGTGGGACGGCGCCTCGGCGGTGGCGAAGAAGGCGGTGACGCGCGCGGTGTTCGTGCGCGAAATCGACGCCGCGCGTGCGCGGTTGGGTACGCTGCTCGGCCGCGGCGTCGCCAGCGTGGCGCGGGTGCAGTACGCCGCCGGCTCGCAGGTGCCGCCGGGCACCTACGTCAACATCAGCTTCCCCAGCCGCTTCGCCAATGCGCCGCAGCCGGTGCGCGAGCTGGTGTCGTTGCGGCTGGACGAGGACAAGACCTGGCGCCTGGTCGGTTATCACGTCGCCATGCCCGATTGA
- a CDS encoding MAPEG family protein — MPTEIRMLAWAILLGIAQLLLASAFVTAQRGLKWNAGARDAPQPPPAGVAGRLDRALRNFLETFPFFAAAAVAVAALGRGDAHTALSAQIYLWARVAYVPLYAAGVPYVRSLVWVVSLWAILQLVWALF, encoded by the coding sequence ATGCCCACCGAAATCCGCATGCTGGCCTGGGCGATCCTGCTCGGGATCGCGCAACTGCTGCTCGCCTCCGCCTTCGTCACCGCACAACGCGGCTTGAAGTGGAACGCCGGCGCGCGCGATGCGCCGCAACCGCCGCCGGCCGGCGTGGCCGGGCGCCTGGATCGCGCGCTGCGCAATTTTTTGGAGACCTTCCCGTTCTTCGCCGCCGCCGCGGTGGCGGTGGCCGCGTTGGGCAGGGGCGATGCGCACACTGCGCTGTCGGCGCAAATCTATCTGTGGGCGCGGGTGGCCTATGTGCCGCTGTACGCGGCCGGCGTGCCGTACGTGCGCAGCCTGGTGTGGGTGGTGTCGCTGTGGGCGATCCTGCAACTGGTGTGGGCGCTGTTCTGA
- the ubiM gene encoding 5-demethoxyubiquinol-8 5-hydroxylase UbiM — protein sequence MQVDIAIVGAGPAGLCFARSLAGSGLSLALIEPQPRAALAEAAFDGREIALTHASRALLEQLDLWARIDPQAIAPLRDARVMNGSSPFALTFAAGEGDHGDLGWLVPNHLLRRAAFAAVQDQPGLTLLDGVSVQALRRDARQAQVQLSDGRSVAARLVVAADSRFSSTRRMSGIGAQLRDFGRTMLVCRVRHERPHHQTAWEWFGYGRTMALLPLQGNEASAVLTLPPERAQALLQMDEAALGAEIGACFEHRLGAMTPLVRPQAYPLVAVYAQRFVAERYALIGDAAVGMHPVTAHGFNFGLQSQARLARALHDAVARGGDIAAPALLAGYQRGHRLATRPLYEATNAIAALYTDDRLPARALRSAALRVADRVAPFKRAIAAHLTQRVAAMGR from the coding sequence ATGCAAGTGGATATCGCCATCGTCGGGGCCGGCCCTGCCGGCCTGTGCTTCGCCCGCTCGCTGGCCGGCAGCGGCCTGTCGCTGGCGCTGATCGAGCCGCAGCCGCGCGCGGCTTTGGCCGAGGCCGCCTTCGATGGCCGCGAAATCGCCCTGACCCATGCCTCGCGGGCGTTGCTGGAACAGCTGGACCTGTGGGCGCGGATCGATCCGCAGGCGATCGCGCCGCTGCGCGATGCGCGGGTGATGAACGGTTCCTCGCCGTTCGCGCTGACCTTCGCTGCGGGCGAGGGCGATCATGGCGACCTGGGCTGGCTCGTGCCCAATCACCTGCTCCGCCGCGCCGCGTTCGCCGCGGTGCAGGACCAGCCCGGCCTGACCCTGCTCGACGGCGTGTCGGTGCAGGCGCTGCGCCGCGATGCGCGCCAGGCGCAGGTGCAGCTCTCCGACGGCCGTAGCGTGGCCGCGCGGCTGGTGGTGGCGGCCGACAGCCGTTTTTCCAGCACGCGGCGCATGAGCGGGATCGGCGCGCAGCTGCGCGATTTCGGCCGCACCATGCTGGTGTGCCGGGTGCGCCACGAACGTCCGCACCATCAAACGGCTTGGGAGTGGTTCGGCTACGGCCGCACCATGGCGCTGCTGCCGCTGCAAGGCAACGAGGCCTCGGCGGTGCTGACCCTGCCGCCGGAGCGCGCGCAGGCGCTGCTGCAGATGGACGAGGCAGCGTTGGGAGCGGAGATCGGCGCCTGCTTCGAGCATCGCCTCGGGGCGATGACGCCGCTGGTGCGGCCGCAGGCGTATCCGCTGGTGGCGGTGTACGCGCAGCGCTTCGTTGCCGAGCGCTATGCCTTGATCGGCGACGCCGCGGTGGGCATGCATCCGGTGACCGCGCACGGCTTCAACTTCGGCCTGCAGAGCCAGGCGCGGCTGGCGCGCGCGCTGCACGACGCGGTCGCGCGCGGCGGCGACATCGCCGCGCCGGCCTTGCTGGCCGGCTACCAGCGCGGACACCGCCTGGCCACGCGGCCGCTGTACGAGGCGACCAATGCGATCGCCGCGCTGTACACCGACGACCGCCTGCCTGCGCGCGCCCTGCGCAGCGCGGCGCTGCGCGTGGCCGACCGGGTGGCGCCGTTCAAGCGTGCGATCGCCGCGCACCTGACCCAGCGCGTGGCGGCGATGGGGCGCTGA
- a CDS encoding RNA-binding S4 domain-containing protein has translation MQTIDLQLESDYVELKHLLKLTGLCDSGGAAKAVISEGQVRVDGEVELRKACKVRAGQVVQLGDVQVQVLGKL, from the coding sequence ATGCAGACCATCGATCTCCAGCTAGAAAGCGACTATGTGGAACTCAAGCACCTGTTGAAACTGACCGGCCTGTGCGACAGCGGCGGCGCGGCCAAGGCCGTGATCAGCGAAGGCCAGGTGCGCGTGGACGGCGAGGTCGAACTGCGCAAGGCCTGCAAGGTGCGCGCGGGCCAGGTGGTGCAACTGGGCGATGTGCAGGTGCAGGTGCTCGGCAAGCTGTGA